One window from the genome of Armatimonadota bacterium encodes:
- a CDS encoding dihydrodipicolinate synthase family protein has protein sequence MLDVSRLGGVVVPLATPLHADESVDETGLRRLVQHVLQGGVHGAFVMGTTGEFAALTDDQRRRAVEIVIDEVKGAVPVLVGVGDSSTRRALARVEEAQAAGADALVAILPYYHVPRSMDEAKAHFEALAKASSAPILLYNIPPCVGQSLTLELVSEMRQLPQVAGIKDSSEDFNFFLGIARMESAAFRVFQGSEMHGAASLLMGAHGCVPGMANLAPKLWVAIYDAARAGDLRRVRELHRAAADLNRIYWFEGTSLIGSLKAALEMIGVCQPYPARPMSQPDTQARARIEAEVKRFQEWM, from the coding sequence ATGCTCGATGTCTCACGTCTGGGAGGCGTGGTCGTGCCCTTGGCGACGCCGCTGCACGCCGACGAGTCGGTGGATGAAACCGGGCTGCGACGCCTGGTGCAGCACGTGTTGCAGGGCGGGGTCCACGGCGCCTTCGTCATGGGCACCACCGGCGAGTTCGCGGCGCTCACCGACGACCAGCGGCGGCGTGCGGTCGAGATCGTGATTGACGAGGTCAAGGGCGCGGTGCCGGTGCTGGTGGGAGTCGGGGATTCCAGCACGCGGCGCGCGCTGGCGCGAGTCGAGGAGGCGCAGGCCGCAGGCGCCGACGCCTTGGTCGCCATCTTGCCCTACTACCATGTCCCGCGCAGCATGGACGAAGCCAAAGCCCACTTCGAAGCCTTGGCGAAGGCATCGTCGGCGCCGATCTTGCTCTACAACATCCCCCCGTGCGTCGGGCAGTCATTGACTCTGGAGCTCGTCAGCGAGATGCGGCAGTTGCCTCAGGTCGCAGGCATCAAGGACAGCTCCGAGGATTTCAACTTCTTCCTCGGCATCGCCCGCATGGAGAGCGCCGCCTTTCGCGTCTTCCAGGGCAGCGAGATGCACGGCGCGGCGAGCCTGCTCATGGGCGCCCACGGCTGCGTGCCGGGCATGGCCAACCTGGCGCCCAAGCTGTGGGTCGCCATCTATGACGCGGCGCGCGCGGGCGACCTCAGGCGGGTGCGCGAGCTCCACCGCGCCGCCGCCGACCTCAACCGCATCTACTGGTTCGAGGGCACCTCGCTCATCGGGTCGCTCAAGGCGGCGCTGGAGATGATCGGCGTTTGCCAGCCCTACCCCGCGCGCCCCATGAGCCAGCCCGATACCCAAGCCCGCGCTCGCATCGAGGCCGAGGTCAAGCGCTTCCAGGAGTGGATGTAG